Genomic window (Diabrotica undecimpunctata isolate CICGRU chromosome 6, icDiaUnde3, whole genome shotgun sequence):
ttgcttccctccgatgtatgtattgatttcttgacatttctgatcccatgttttattcttttcttgttttatcatttttcgtagttgtctatcggcttctttgtaagcttgatggtcttcagtattttttgtatttagccattttagatgctgttcttttttctgttttaccattCATTACCATTATTCCAAAACAACTTTCAAATTTCCGAATTAAATTCAGTGTCAAAAGTCATTTTAAAAACGTTGGGGATAGGTCTGGCTGATACGGCAAGTGCGCGGAGACTGAAGGCAGCCATGTTCATTTCCCTTCAGAATCCAAACTGGCTTTGGCTGCGGGCAGACAACGGGCTGCTGTTGTAACAAACACGTTCTTACTAGAAGATGCCGCAGCCAGGAATTCTTGGATGCCTAGTGCGCGGGCTCCCGTAAACCGTTGGTTTTTGGGTGGCTGCTGTAGCCTAGCTGCTTCAGCCAGCGTGCCTAGGTCGCAGAGCAGTTAAGAGTTCATTTCAATTTGTGCAGTCAATTCAGAACATTTGAagttttgttttgaaaatattgtGTTGTTGTAAAGTGAAAACTTTTAAAGTCTTCATCTTCTGATGAAGACTTTTGACTTTTTTCTTTCTGTATGTTAATGCCTAATTCTTTTCAGGTAATATAAGAGTGTTTAGATGCGGTGGATCAATTATTAACAATAGATATATCCTTACAGCAGCCCATTGCTTGGAAGATAAATCAAATCTGTAAGTATCTTGTAACCACTAGATATGACAGTTTTGAAGGCAGtacagaaaattattttttacgtaACATGGAAGGATAAatcattgtttaaattattataatcaatatTCTTCTTCTAAAGGCGCCTATCATGTAGTGATGGTGGTTTAATTTGCTGCCTTTTCTGCTTAGTAAATCGATCCTTTTCACTTTTGAGACATAATTCGATTATGTTTCTTTGCGATTCTCGGCCATTGAGGTGTTCTGAGGATATTCTTAtaatttattctttataaaattaaactgtTAAAATTTAGTATcgaaatattttattgaatttttagcGTAATCTGTAAGTTTGATGACCTACCACCTACTCGACTTGTGAAATTGCATAAAAATGtgagaagaaaaaaaatattatccaGTAACCTCAAATTCAACAAAAGTCTTTATACTGAACTTAGGTTCAATAGGAAATGAAATCCCTATTTTAAGTTTCAAGAATGTAGAACTTTTCTTCAAGAAAAAGTAAAGGCAAAAGTACAAGATAATAAGGAAAAGATTTATTGACTTCCTAATTTAATATCGTAACAAGTTTCATGACTCCAGGATTTATAGATTTTCGCACAAGGTCAAATTCAAATAATAATGGATGaattgagctcgatggtcagaaaaacaaggttcaaatatgcccactctgtagatattttcagaaaaatttgtcataatgttgtcgacGCAACTACTCCACTGGAATGTGAtttctagtataatcgtttatagttacttttagaccaaaagatattaatagattttaaatatatctaaagaggggtcagattcaattttaaaatttatattaaaatcaccatcaaaattcatcaaaaacaagtcaaagtcacccttacccgatctatatacagttaaaatattggtttttattgaagatACATAAGTTGCACGAAACTTTGAACTTTggtctacttcttcttcttgcaataccgtctcctatcggaggttagctaccatcacagcaatctttactttgttggctggagctctgaacaactgtattgagctgcacccataccactcccttaaatttcgcaaccaggagaTCCtactacgtcccacatttctctttcccgtgatttttccttggattatgagtctaagcagagagtacttttctcctctcattatgtggcccagatattccagttttttcgtttatatggtttttatgacttcgcattccttcctcatcttcagcagaacatcttgatttgttactcttacattatattcatttagatcAAGAGAAGAATatataagattttcttttacataaattgcaactccgccttgtttcttttttacactacaaaagaaattagcttATGAAAAGCTGGagatgctatttaattttaaattttctttacttttccagtgctccgaaaaacatatgacgtcatatCAATTTTGATCCTCAAGAAAAGCATTCATCATATCgactttatttaaaatacactgcaaattaacatgaaacatgcttaccgtaTCTTGtcaaattagtttattttgataaaagtttgtagaagctTCCAGGATTCTTGCTCCGTCTTCTTCATGTGCTGAAAATTTCTTTGGAAGTTAAATCTCCTAACAGCAGCATCTTTGGGCCAACTATTAAAGGcctcttcttctcattgcgccgtctcctttcgaaggttggcgatccaaggcaattgtagttttggcaattgtagttttggaaactgctgcgcgaaagatctctgcggataagcggtcgaaccatctcctcaggtctttcagccacgagttctggcgtcttcctactgatcttttgccctctacttttccttccagtataacttaaagtaattcatatctttcacctctcaacacatgacccaagtattgcattttcctctctttgattattcttagtaattcattttgtttacacatgcgacgaagtacctcaacattagtaactctttgtacccatggaatcctcaacattcgtctgtatatatacatctcaaaggcatctattaaAGGCCTATTATACATTATATGTGGAGTATTTGTCAGTTCTATGCCATTCCACGCAGTTAAAAGTAATATAGGTACCGTCTCacccaaaaaattttaaatcattgGATTTCATGTTAACACCTATGCGGGTGAGAAGAGTACTTGAAGGATGGGAAAAGATCATATTAATAAATGGCCtaaaaataaacaacctacgttttgcagatgacacagtctTTCTTGAAAATAATCAAGAAGAGTTAATGGATCTCATTCGACTGGTTAAAAACGAAAGTGAAATATTTCTGCAGTTAAATATACCGAAGAtaaagatcatgatagtggataGAAAATACACATACAATACAAATACTACATAAAAATCTCCcacacataaccacgattgaccAGTTTGACGTTGTGAGCTCATATTTATATCTGGGATCACTGATCACAAACATGCGAACAAACgtgatctagcaaaagtcgccgatgaccaaaatatgaaaggactctcaaatttcacgaactctaaaaattAGGTTGATCAACTGCCTAATAATTTCTTACACATGGATGAGAAATGATTTAGACCACCATACTCTCCACACGTTTTACCAAATGCAGGATTTTTGGCATAACCGTATTTGAATAAGCACTTCCACACTGTCTTTTTTCACtttttgttttgtcttctatGTCCTGTTTGCTTTCTTTTCTAAGTGACTCTTCTCTATTACCTTAAATGTTGCTCTGTTCTTTGGTTTTTCCGATCATCAAGGCATGTTTCATTACTTCATCTAGGCTTTTAAAATCCTCTTGTAGCAATCTCTTTCTGATTTCATTTGATTTTATCCCGCAGATGCGAATATCCTTTGTTATACTATCCCTAAGATTTCCTAGTTCGCTGTATAATGACAAAGTCTAATGGCGTAGTGATCTATTGATTCACCTTCTGCTTAGGTACACTTAAGAAACTGATATCTGTTTGATCAAGTTAAGTTCTTTTTTGGTGTGAAGTGATCCAACTTTTTTAGAAGTATTTTAAGATTGTTACCTTTTTCCTCCATAAGTgtaaagattattattattatttcagatttagccatacggctcacactccctctaaggggaaaattcacttatcccagatacctacggtatcaaaaggattgagctctggtgggactctttccgtggtatcgagccctaggtgacttggtatgctggagtatcacccagaaattttcgtacacatctggacgttgagagtagtacagctttctgcatggtcttgtagagatgttcattcagacctaatttttttatgttttctaggaggttctttggaataactccagtagtagagagaataataggtattgtctgggtattttccattctccactgtcttcgtatttgaatttccagatccctgtatttggcgattttttcgttctgtttaacacgaagattattgttgttgggtatcgccactaCGCCATACTTTTGCATCGAACGTGTCTTCAGTTTTCCCTCTAAATAAAGTAAAACGATTTTCACAATCCGAGAAGAAGCATATATACATGAATCAACCTAAGCCCATACAGCTGTACAACAAAAACATGGGTGGAGTTGACAGAAGCGACCAGAATATTGCTCAGTATCGAACAACTGTACGAGGAAAAAagtggtattttcctttgatATTCCATTGTGTCGATATGGCAGTTCAGAATGCATACCACTTGCAAAACAGGATGGCGGAAAACTTCACCAGCTTGACCGCACAAGCGAACCATCAAAAGGGGACCTTCAAAAGCGCCAAGCAATCAACGGGAACACTCACGTTATGATAGGTTGGATCATTTAGTAACCTATCAAGAACACCAACGAAGATGCGTACACTGCCATAAAAAGGCAAATTTTATTTGTCATAAGTGTAATGTTGTCTTTCATCCTAAAGAATGCTTTTATAATTATCACACTCAATGAATATGAATTGTACttgctaataaataaatatttttggaaaaaaaaattgttcatttaAAGTAACTTATAGTCCtactgtccttttaaaagaacaccaaATTGTGACCAATTTGGAGGtcggatatttttttgtttattttttcctgaCTTTTGAAGCCTTTTTAATCACTACTCAATGTATACATTcaggtttaaataaaaaaaaagtttaaggaCTAAATGGATTAAGACGAATTGAACAGACAGCttatgaacacaattaaaataagaaaacatCATATCTTCTTCACATATTTCGAAATGATAAATACTGTCTTCTGCACATCATCATATAAGGAAAAGCAGGGGGAAGAAAAGActtgggaagaaagaagaaatcttggctgaggaatacCAGAGACACATGCTAAATATTCAGGAAGAAGAACTAATCCTGCTGCTACTCATCAATCAACGGATGAGTATCAAACCTGTTAATCATTTACGATTAATTCTATTAACAATACTTTTTTTGTAAATCCAATAAACATCCAATAAATGttcaataatttaaatttcaggTTGGGTGTAAGAGTGGGAGAATACGACCTTTCCAACAAAGGTGCAGAAAAAGATTGCATTTTTACGGAATGCAATTATCCTGTTCAGGATCTAGCAATTGAAGAAATAATCTCACATCCCAACTATGAATCCAAAGACAAGAAAAACGATATCGGTTTGTTAAGGGTCCAACCAATCACTTTTAATAACAGTAAGTATAATAAAGTTATTTTTCATTACAGTGGCCATTATTTTAAAACTCTTCTACTACTTTACTACTTCTACTTTAATAACTAATTTTTCGTTCATCATCTCAATCTTTTCTCCTTCCTAtactattttaatttttcataatttcatCCCTTGCTTTATTCTTTCCATAGAATAAGTCATCCAGCAAACGAAATCTTGGATAGAGACGATGACGATGAGGATCCGAGACTAACTGAAATCAGGTgcttaaagaaaattattaatcAGAATGAAATAGTATTATCAAATCAACAAATTACGATAAATTTACTCAAAGAACAactagatttatttatttataaatatatgcaATTAACCGACCTGTCGCCATCTACTGGACaaaatatgaatttaataaaCCATTCTAACAAAGACCTCAATTTTGAACGACCGATACAATACAGTCTAGCAgtaaagaaaaccccaaaaaaaaacTACACCCGAAAAAATATTGCTGTTAATGTAAGTTCCGCTGTTGATAAAGAAAGGAGTTccctaacaaaaaacaaaaactgtttaaaaatgttaccaataaaaataaacaattatcagCTGATATTTTAAGAACACAAACGGAGGCAAAATGTTATTCTTATTAAATTATGTATTATGTTTTAAACAGATATTATTAAATTAACAAACGataaaaatttgataaatattgaTAATACAAATTCGCTTACAAGTGATAGTGGACAAGAATGGAAAGCTGTTAGGCATAAAAAAGGAATGGACGTACTGTTATAGTTAATAATGAGAACTCTAAAATCAATGGTATCGCAAAATTTATGCATCtcgatgttacttttttttcatattcttttGAGGTGTGTGGGAAATCTTCGTAAGATACCAGGTCTTTATATCTGATATGTCTGTCGAGCCCAACCACATGTGACACGCTCAACCGCAATCTCAGCAGGGCTAGAACCTACCCACTAAAACCCCTCCGTCCTCTCAACCACGCTTGTGATCCGCGAGTGCAGTCCGGGATTCGGCCATCTCCATGTTACTAAAGTAGACCAACCTACAACGGCTGAAAATCTTAAGATGTTAGAAAAACACTTTCCAGAAGTAATATGTACGTCGTTAACGGCTAGGCATCCCAATATGTATTCATATTTTAGAGTCTCAATTCTTGAACAAAATTTCGGTGAAGCGATGGACCCAAAACTATGGCCAGTAGGCTCCTATGCGAGTAGGTTTTTTTATGAAGCGCCCAACACATACGCAAATAAAGTAAAGGATGAAGAAATgacatttaaaaaagaaaaagaaaaggatgGGTACATCTTCTTCCGTCAAATATTCAGGGACTAAATCAATTTAGAATAGATTGTTTATATGCTGATTATAAGGAGTATAAACTtccttaaaaatttaaaaacattaattcaaATACAGCTTGTAGAAACCCAGTTAAAGAGTACCTAGTGAGCATGTGTTCTTAGACACTGAGTGAATATTACGAgaatgcccaagctgcaacataaccaaatttaatattattttaattatagctGCCTATATTGTACGCTTTATAATATAAAGCATAATACATAATACATCATAATATGATTATGATTATGatgtattttaatgtttgaaatatttttaatatattgttccattttttgtaatgttgcAAAACCTTGTTGCAACTTGTCAAATACCTTTCTATCTATCTATTATTCATTCTCTTACTTTTCTCAGGAAATTTTCTTAAATTCCTTCATTCGTAGGGAAGCTTAtacttattataattatttatctgtGGATTTCCTCACTTAAGTGGCAGGCTATGACTATCCATGTCAATCAGAAAGGCTTTCTTTAGTTTAGAGGAAACGTCCCTTTTTGGTAATAATTATCCATTTTTGCCTGTTTTTGGCATTCTGCTGCCGCCATCGGATTCTCAAACTCTCTACGTCATACTACATGTCGTCTATCCATTCAATTTTTCAATATTTCACTTCGTGCTTTATTCTTTCCTGAAGAGGTTCTACTTTTATCTTGTTAGCACTTTCCTCGATAATACATTCCTTTAGATTCTTCATCTTACCAATTTACTCTCCTTTCTCTAATATTTCTCAACACGTCATTCCTTGCTTTATTCGTTCACTTTATTCTTTCACATTCTACTTTTATCCCATTAGCACTTTCCTTATTATTTCATTCCTCTAGTATACGTTTCCCTACTTTTTCCTGTAAATTTTCTCTAATCTGCCCACAAAAGTTATATTCTTCATCAATTAAAATCATCCATTCAATCAATCATCAAACCATCCTCACAGAGTCTTACGTTGACATGTAATCAATTCCTtctgtaacttaaacatcatagttgtAATTATTTAAGATGTAACTTACatccagtaagtattaaccacacttttgtaataaccttggtcaaaattttaactttcacgtttaatttaattaaagtggttatacttattttaggatagcactgatgatgaaaAAATTATACCGAcaacgttctgtaatgtagcccgatagggttttcattatttattataccttttataaaggaattttttaaatacaatgttttatttatttttagaaaacgTAAAACCCTTATGTCTGCCGCGTACAAGTAATACTGAGCTTACTCAAACATACGCAGAACTGTCTGGTTGGGGAATCACGAAACTTGGTGGTACgatagtttttattatttctttgtattgtttaatattgttctgaagcgaTTTTTCTGTGGTATCTTatagcaattactattttaatgggaataagccacaatagaAGTTTGAAATAAGTGTATTCACATTTCAATTTTCACTACGAAAATCGTTCTTAAaagacaaaaattaataaattaagcaaattttgttttttgtaacttggtgaaaaattcttctaacaatttaattttatccgactcattcatattgataattcaacatatattatatattttaatgtaGACCACttcaaaatgatattgccaatattgctaagttgcgttcctgggacgacatTATTGTAAAATtgtttattcgattacatgaaatcaactttaacttgaaaatatccgtcagaaaaatcatagcatgtgattcgtctttaaaaagacaaccacatgccatgatgacagtaaaattctcctgttagtgattgaATACTAAAACATGAGGAAAGACCAGGAAAAAAaatctcataatactatcccgacatgggaagtatttggtcttctatttagtttactctcaataaacacaagactctgattttattgtattatttaaaaaacataaatgatgttcCTCGAAATGTTACTGAcctactaatagtggtattttacttttattaacttcctcttttaatttGGATAACCAGTAATTAGAGTCACTTTTTCCCTTTTAACCATCTATTTCTTTGATGTTgaactaaaatatttaatttattttcgatCTTTTTTGATTATcgaagtttttctgataatccttttatatataattttgttattttcctcgtattattcttTTTGGCTGTTGCAGGATcttgttctaagttgttctgttctattcggtcgattgttgaaaattccttatttataaacgataaaggataatcattttttaataaaacagatgttaacaaatgtttctcctctaagaacgaattttcgctAGAACAAGTaattgtagtaccatgaattcttcTTGTAGTGAACTGTCAACATTTGGCATGGTTCATCATAAGGCTGTGCTGGTTTTAACAATTCATTATGCTCAAAATCATTCATTTTTGTCTTTTTAGCTTGGACTCCTTTTATTTCACTCATTCCAAACACTGATATTCAATAAATCCTTGGTGAATTATAGAATtgggtattattattattattgggtattattattaatattactatGACAAAGGGTTCAGTCGTCCTTCTAGAATCAATCTCTTTTGTTACTGTTAAGTAATTTAAATCAGTTTTCCAGAAGTGGTATATCACGATAATTTTCTCACTGTAACTtatcttctttttgtgtatattttatatattggCCTTGGTCGAATCTtttgaatttttttcatttttctttacttatttcaTTACCAGggaaattaattatttttcactttctgCTGATATATCAAATACTCTTCGCTAGGACGTATAATGACACGatatgattttttaagtttttatttttttaaaaaagcccTTTTTTGTGGACAAAGCATATATTGTTCTTACATGCTTTTCTTCAAATTTTCTTCTTTGGCACATTGAGCATCccaaatattaatttataaagcTTAATATATTCAAAAAGAAGTTCCACAAAATTTATCTTTAATGTATTTTTAGGAAGAACTAGTAAAGTGCTACAGAAAGGCTATTTGAAAGTTGTAAGAAGCACTGACTGTCAAAACTTTTACAAGGATAACTTATTCACAGTTATTGATGATAAACGAATATGCGCAGGTggaattttacaaacaaataagtCCAATGCTTGTGCAGGGGACAGTGGCGGACCATTACAGGTTATTGAGCTGTCACCTGACAATGAAAGGAAGTTAGTATATTATCTAAATGGAGTGCTTCATATCAAAGACGGATATGTGTCAtgcaagaaaaattaaaataaattggttTTTTTTGTACACAGCtgctattattctttttataaaaatCTCACTTCCTATTATTTTAGTGAATGCTTCAAAAATAATCTTGTAGACATTCTGATATCAGaaatatatgaaattattataaaattattatttgaaaatacagATGTTCGCTTTTGGAACAAAAATGGGTGAATGTCCATGTTTGATCCAAATGTGATGATAGGTGTCCGTTTTTGAtgccaataaaaattttatttgaaagaGTGAGTATTTTAGatgaaaatttcaattttaaaatcttttattcAATTTGCATTAGTACCTATTTACAAAGCAatttaactaaaaatatataaagtagaATATTCAAACTTCTAGAACATATAAACTTAGGTAACATTCAAATTGAAATTAACACAGGATTACCATCAAAATCAGCAATATTATTTTCACACTCACATGaattttcacatttagccgatatTTCAGGTTCTGCTTGCATTATGTTTTTGTACCACTGCAAAGTATCATTCTCCCTCCAATTTACTCCAAAATGTTTTTCAAACAATTTTGCTACGTCCTTAACCTTTTCTGCTTTTAGCACCAATACGAATTTCTTTTGGGTTGATCTGTCAAATAGTGCAGTTGGTCTTACAAATTTTCCTCTCTGCGCCAGTGTCAATGTTTTAAGCCATCTCTCCTTTCACAACGAtgtttcccaatttagttttcCAAAGAACTATTCGTCGGGAGgtggaaattttgaaattaagttgAGCCGCTGTGTTCATAAAACTTTTCGCTTCTTGTTTCCAGTCCAACGGTATCCAATCCCTTCCAATCAACTTAATCGTaccatatttcttaaaaattttatgatATGGAGTCATATCCTTAGAGATCAGCTGATCTCAACTCATTGAATACAATGGAGTTGCAACTTCGTTAGATGATTTTCTTGCTTCGTCTTCCGTCCAGGTATAAATTGAGACACCTTTTTTCATTCTCCGTTTTTCCTCTTGGATAAGGTTTTGTAATTCTAGACAAGTACTACATTCGTTCATGCTAGGGTTAGAGAATCCAATGTTGAAATCTGAGCAAAATATTTTCCTGAAAAAT
Coding sequences:
- the LOC140444750 gene encoding trypsin-1-like: MRTIFQNSNQTFVCREYKNMVLTYFIYLFVFFLMNNHSNGQGMLSNGTNNHKTKSDNESSAGNLTDITKHKNYGLLPTDCGYIDYSDLIDIRVTHGEDAGLYEFPWMSLLSFRIGNIRVFRCGGSIINNRYILTAAHCLEDKSNLLGVRVGEYDLSNKGAEKDCIFTECNYPVQDLAIEEIISHPNYESKDKKNDIGLLRVQPITFNNKNVKPLCLPRTSNTELTQTYAELSGWGITKLGGRTSKVLQKGYLKVVRSTDCQNFYKDNLFTVIDDKRICAGGILQTNKSNACAGDSGGPLQVIELSPDNERKYVQHGILSAGVIRCDYPSLFTKVDYYLEWILDNMRA